The Ramlibacter sp. PS4R-6 nucleotide sequence ATCTGGTTGGCGAGCACCGTCGCACGGTCCACCGTCTCGTTCACCTCGCGCAGCGCCTGCGTGGGCTCGACGTCGCCGCGCAGGGCCGACTGCACCTGCGTCTTGAGCACGGCCAGCGGCGTGCGCAGCTGGTGCGCGCTGTCGCGCACGAAGCGCTTCTGGTTGTCCAATAGGTGCTGCAGCCGGGCCATGACGTGGTTGGTCGCATCCACCAGCGGCACCAGCTCCTTCGGCGCATCGCCCACCGGCAGCGGCGTCAGGTCGTTCTCGGCGCGCGCGTCCAGCTCCGCGCTCAGCCGGCGCACCGGCCGCGTGGTCACCTGCACGACGATCACCACGACCAGCGCCACCACGCCGATCAACAGCGCCTGGCGCGACAGCGTGTGCAGCAGCAGCTCGCGCGCCAGCGTCTCGCGCAGCTCGAGCGTTTCGGCCACCTGCACCACGGCCATGCCGCGGCCCGTGGCGCTGGACACGGGCTGCATCAGCACCGCCGCGCGCACGGCCTTGCCGTCAAAGATGTCGTCGTAGAAGTGCACGAGCGCCGCATACCGTGTGTGCTCGGGCAGCTTGCCGCGCCAGAACGGCAGGCCCGCGTAGCCCGAGACCATCTCGCCGTCGGGCCCCGACACGCGGTACACCATGCGGCTGCGCGAGTCGACCTCGAACGCCTCGAGCGCGGAGTACGGCACCGTCGCGCGCAGGCGCGCCTGCGCGTCGTAGCCGTCCACGTCCAGCTGCTCGCCGATCACCTTGGCGCTGGCCAGCAGCGTGCGGTCGTACGCGGTGTTCGCGGCAGCCAGTGCGGTGCTGTAGACGCTGATCCCGTCCAGCGCGATCAGCGTGAGCGCCGGCACCATGATGCCCACCAGCAGGCGCGCGCGCAGCGACGAGATGCGG carries:
- a CDS encoding sensor histidine kinase codes for the protein MSRISSLRARLLVGIMVPALTLIALDGISVYSTALAAANTAYDRTLLASAKVIGEQLDVDGYDAQARLRATVPYSALEAFEVDSRSRMVYRVSGPDGEMVSGYAGLPFWRGKLPEHTRYAALVHFYDDIFDGKAVRAAVLMQPVSSATGRGMAVVQVAETLELRETLARELLLHTLSRQALLIGVVALVVVIVVQVTTRPVRRLSAELDARAENDLTPLPVGDAPKELVPLVDATNHVMARLQHLLDNQKRFVRDSAHQLRTPLAVLKTQVQSALRGDVEPTQALREVNETVDRATVLANQMLSLAKIEQLRHQPAAEVCDFTEEVRTVALDLAPLVADKDIDFEIETEPTRVLANPWMLRELSRNILHNAIRHVPSYGQLKVRVAADADAAVLTVADSGPGLSAEMQSRLFQPFSPGGPRGGSGLGLTISHEIVTTLGGTIALKNRMAGERVEGLDVVVRLPMVRGGV